The Humulus lupulus chromosome 3, drHumLupu1.1, whole genome shotgun sequence genome window below encodes:
- the LOC133823956 gene encoding uncharacterized protein LOC133823956, with product MEDYEMVALTEDCSAILQRKLPQKLMDARSFTILCTIGNFECKHALCDLGASINLMPLPVFRRLGLGEAKPTTVTLQLADRSLAHPRGIIEDVLVKVDKFIFPVDFIVLDMEEDTNEPIILGRPFLATGMALIDVQKGELKFRVQKGELKFRVQKEENRENVKKEQQNSTKVELKS from the exons ATGGAGGACTACGAAATGGTGGCATTGACAGAAGACTGCAGCGCTATTCTTCAAAGGAAGCTTCCACAGAAGTTGATGGATGCTAGAAGTTTCACAATCCTATGCACAATTGGTAACTTTGAGTGTAAACATGCACTATGTGATTTGGGAGCCAGCATCAATCTCATGCCTCTACCAGTATtcagaagacttggtttgggtgagGCAAAGCCAACTACTGTCACATTACAATTAGCCGATCGATCACTGGCTCATCCGAGGGGGATCATAGAAGATGTGTTAGTAAAGGTCGATAAGTTCATCTTCCCAGTAGATTTTATAGTTTTGGATATGGAGGAAGACACAAACGAGCCAATTATTCTCGGAAggccatttttagcaactggTATGGCCTTAATAGATGTGCAAAAAGGCGAGTTGAAGTTTCGAGTGCAAAAAGGCGAGTTGAAGTTTCGAGTGCAAAAAgaagag AACCGTGAAAATGTGAAAAAAGAGCAGCAAAATAGCACAAAAGTTGAATTAAAGTCGTAG